In Cryptosporangium minutisporangium, one DNA window encodes the following:
- a CDS encoding HAMP domain-containing sensor histidine kinase, which yields MTRWSLRTRLVAVVVAVTIFALTAGGAATWLALRAYLYNRMDDQVHSASRGYAMAMDKTIAKGIPSNSTLDFRDDGPGPAMGHPGSAIRVSLLQPDGSPVFADITSTSAFGSTRSIQLSLSADDVAELVDVAETTDDTRTLQTTDGQSMRAMAQPVSDDYILLTGLSTSETDASLNRLLFLELAVGGAAVLAAIGLGTYGVRRELQPLTRVSRTAHEIAENLKSHGSGLERRVPASDPRTEVGQLTEAVNTMLTEAQVAYAQRVENENRMRRFLADASHELRTPLTSLRGYAELERLRAGTIGAEDPAATQDALRRIETEGDRMARLVDDLLLLARTDQGSAAPQLGPVNVDELLDEAADRAGAAHPNRPFVVDTANTGLVLVGDREAMLQVLGNLLRNAAIHTPGPRPIRLGARPDGTSVLLLVADEGPGMTPDQAAHAFERFWRADSGRTRATGGSGLGLAIVHALVTAQHGSVGITSDVATGTTVLVRMPGLVDDGGRLVRQPAIDAYPTDYGRTP from the coding sequence ATGACGCGATGGTCACTGCGCACCCGCCTGGTGGCGGTCGTCGTCGCGGTGACGATCTTCGCCCTCACCGCCGGCGGCGCCGCGACCTGGCTCGCACTCCGCGCGTACCTCTACAACCGCATGGACGACCAGGTCCACAGCGCTAGCCGCGGCTACGCCATGGCCATGGACAAGACGATCGCCAAGGGCATCCCCAGCAACAGCACACTCGACTTCCGAGACGACGGACCCGGCCCGGCCATGGGCCATCCCGGTTCGGCGATCCGCGTCTCCCTCCTTCAGCCGGACGGCTCACCAGTGTTCGCGGACATCACGTCCACCAGCGCGTTCGGCTCGACGCGGAGCATTCAGCTCTCGCTCTCCGCCGACGACGTGGCCGAGCTGGTCGATGTCGCCGAGACGACGGACGACACCCGAACACTTCAGACCACCGACGGTCAATCGATGCGGGCGATGGCCCAGCCCGTCAGCGACGACTACATCCTTCTCACCGGGCTCTCCACCAGCGAGACCGATGCCAGTCTGAACCGGCTGCTCTTCCTGGAGCTGGCCGTCGGCGGCGCCGCGGTCCTGGCGGCGATCGGGCTGGGCACGTACGGCGTCCGTCGCGAGTTGCAGCCGTTGACACGCGTGAGTCGCACCGCGCACGAGATCGCGGAGAACCTCAAGTCGCACGGCAGCGGCCTGGAGCGGCGCGTGCCGGCGAGTGACCCGCGTACCGAGGTCGGTCAGCTCACCGAGGCGGTCAACACGATGCTGACCGAGGCACAGGTCGCCTACGCCCAGCGCGTCGAGAACGAGAATCGGATGCGCCGCTTCCTCGCCGACGCCTCGCACGAACTCCGAACGCCGCTGACCTCGCTGCGCGGCTACGCCGAGCTGGAGCGGCTCCGCGCCGGGACCATCGGCGCCGAGGACCCGGCCGCGACCCAGGACGCCCTGCGCCGGATCGAGACCGAGGGCGACCGGATGGCCCGACTCGTCGACGACCTGCTCCTGCTCGCCCGCACGGACCAGGGCTCGGCCGCCCCGCAGCTCGGGCCGGTCAACGTCGACGAGCTGCTCGACGAGGCCGCCGACCGCGCCGGCGCCGCACACCCCAACCGTCCGTTCGTCGTGGACACGGCGAACACCGGCCTGGTGCTGGTCGGCGATCGCGAGGCGATGCTGCAGGTGCTCGGCAACCTGCTGCGGAACGCGGCGATCCACACGCCCGGGCCGCGTCCGATCCGGCTCGGCGCCCGGCCGGACGGCACCTCGGTGCTGCTGCTCGTCGCCGACGAGGGCCCCGGCATGACGCCCGACCAGGCCGCGCACGCGTTCGAGCGGTTCTGGCGGGCCGACTCCGGCCGGACCCGTGCCACCGGCGGCAGCGGACTGGGCTTGGCGATCGTCCACGCGCTGGTCACCGCCCAGCACGGCTCGGTCGGCATCACCAGTGACGTCGCCACCGGCACGACGGTGCTGGTCCGGATGCCGGGGCTGGTCGACGACGGTGGCCGCCTGGTGCGCCAGCCCGCCATCGACGCGTACCCCACGGACTACGGCCGCACCCCGTAA
- a CDS encoding response regulator transcription factor gives MSERPGQRRVLVVDDEENVSHLVSTALRLDGFTTVVADTAPGALAAVAEHDPDLVVLDIMLGDAGSMDGVGVLRRLREAGADVPVIFLTARDASGDVVAGLRAGADDYVVKPFRVEELLARVHAVMRRSVPDPTRSATLKVADLELDEESREVHRAGQEVHLTATEFELLRYLMRNERVVVSKAQILERVWRYDFGGQSNIVELYIGYLRKKIDNVEPRLIHTVRGAGYVLKAPR, from the coding sequence ATGAGCGAGCGTCCCGGACAGCGTCGAGTCCTCGTCGTCGACGACGAGGAGAACGTGTCGCACCTGGTGTCCACCGCGCTCCGGCTGGACGGTTTCACCACCGTGGTGGCCGACACCGCGCCCGGTGCCCTCGCCGCCGTGGCGGAGCACGACCCGGACTTGGTGGTCCTCGACATCATGCTGGGCGACGCCGGCAGCATGGACGGCGTCGGTGTCCTCCGCCGGCTCCGGGAGGCCGGTGCCGACGTCCCGGTGATCTTCCTGACCGCTCGGGACGCCAGCGGCGACGTGGTCGCCGGACTGCGCGCCGGCGCCGACGACTACGTGGTCAAGCCGTTCCGGGTGGAGGAGTTGCTCGCTCGGGTGCACGCCGTCATGCGTCGCTCGGTCCCGGACCCGACCCGTTCCGCGACCCTGAAGGTCGCCGACCTCGAGTTGGACGAGGAGAGCCGGGAAGTCCATCGGGCCGGCCAGGAGGTGCACCTGACCGCCACCGAGTTCGAGTTGCTGCGATACCTGATGCGGAACGAGCGCGTCGTGGTGAGCAAAGCGCAGATCCTCGAGCGGGTGTGGCGCTACGACTTCGGCGGGCAGTCGAACATCGTCGAGCTGTACATCGGCTACCTGCGCAAGAAGATCGACAACGTCGAGCCGCGGCTGATCCACACCGTGCGCGGCGCCGGCTACGTGCTGAAGGCGCCTCGATGA
- a CDS encoding exodeoxyribonuclease VII small subunit, with the protein MAERLSYEDARAQLVEVVQRLEAGGTTLEEALALWERGEQLATVCQEWLDGARARLEAARATD; encoded by the coding sequence ATGGCGGAACGGCTGAGCTACGAGGACGCCCGCGCACAGCTCGTCGAGGTCGTGCAACGCCTGGAGGCGGGCGGCACCACTCTCGAAGAGGCACTCGCGCTCTGGGAGCGCGGCGAACAGCTCGCCACCGTCTGCCAGGAGTGGCTCGACGGCGCTCGCGCCCGCCTGGAAGCGGCCCGCGCGACGGACTGA
- the xseA gene encoding exodeoxyribonuclease VII large subunit, whose translation MTEAITPRSTTAPRTPQSSAEAPWPVRVVSMKIGQWVARLGDVWVEGQIAQVSRRPGAPTVFLTLRDPAADISVPVTCARVVYDAVQPPLTEGARVLVHAKPDYYLQRGSLSLRATELRAVGIGELLARLARLKELLAAEGLFATERKRPLPFLPGTVGLITGRASAAERDVLENARRRWPAVRFAVRPVAVQGTQAVPQILDALRELDADPEVDVIVLARGGGSVEDLLPFSDETLCRAVFACRTPVVSAIGHEPDTPLVDFVADVRCSTPTDAAKRVVPDLTEERQRIDAARQRLLRCVVSRLDSGQQWLDGIRSRPAFAQPTVLVDQREAEIDELRERTRRTLGHRLDAAGAELSQVRARIRALSPQATLDRGYAVVQRADGAVLRDAADAAPGDELRLRLASGELPAVVKEH comes from the coding sequence GTGACCGAAGCCATCACCCCTCGGAGCACGACCGCACCGCGCACGCCGCAGAGCTCCGCCGAGGCGCCGTGGCCGGTGCGCGTCGTCAGCATGAAGATCGGGCAGTGGGTCGCCCGGCTCGGCGACGTCTGGGTCGAAGGTCAGATCGCCCAGGTCTCCCGACGTCCCGGCGCACCCACGGTCTTCCTCACTCTGCGTGACCCTGCGGCGGACATCAGCGTCCCCGTCACATGCGCGCGCGTGGTGTACGACGCCGTCCAACCGCCGCTGACGGAGGGCGCCCGGGTCCTCGTCCACGCGAAGCCCGACTACTACCTGCAGCGGGGGTCGCTCTCCCTGCGCGCCACCGAGCTACGAGCGGTGGGCATCGGCGAGCTGCTCGCCCGGCTGGCGCGCCTCAAGGAGTTGTTGGCCGCCGAGGGGCTCTTCGCCACCGAGCGCAAGCGTCCGCTGCCGTTCCTGCCGGGAACGGTCGGGCTGATCACCGGCCGTGCGAGCGCGGCCGAACGCGACGTCCTGGAGAACGCACGACGTCGCTGGCCTGCGGTGCGGTTCGCAGTGCGTCCGGTCGCCGTACAGGGCACCCAGGCCGTTCCGCAGATCCTCGACGCTCTGCGCGAGCTGGACGCCGACCCGGAGGTGGACGTCATCGTGCTCGCACGCGGCGGCGGATCGGTGGAGGACCTGCTCCCGTTCAGCGACGAGACGCTGTGCCGGGCCGTCTTCGCCTGCCGGACGCCCGTGGTCAGCGCGATCGGCCACGAGCCCGACACGCCGCTCGTCGACTTCGTTGCGGATGTCCGCTGCTCGACGCCGACCGACGCCGCGAAGCGGGTGGTGCCCGACCTGACCGAGGAGCGACAGCGCATCGACGCCGCCCGGCAGCGGCTGCTGCGCTGCGTGGTCTCCCGGCTGGACAGCGGGCAGCAATGGCTCGACGGCATCCGGTCGCGGCCGGCGTTCGCGCAGCCGACCGTGCTGGTCGACCAGCGCGAGGCGGAGATCGACGAGCTGCGGGAGCGGACCAGGCGCACGCTCGGGCACCGGCTCGACGCGGCTGGGGCGGAGCTGAGCCAGGTACGGGCTCGCATCCGAGCACTCTCCCCGCAGGCGACGCTCGACCGCGGTTACGCGGTGGTCCAGCGGGCCGACGGCGCGGTGTTGCGCGACGCCGCGGACGCCGCACCCGGCGACGAGCTCCGGCTGCGACTGGCGTCCGGCGAACTGCCCGCGGTGGTCAAGGAGCACTGA
- a CDS encoding 4-hydroxy-3-methylbut-2-enyl diphosphate reductase, protein MTSTAKRVLLAKPRGYCAGVDRAVVTVEKALELYGAPVYVRKQIVHNRHVVAELEKRGAVFVEETEEVPEGATVIFSAHGVAPVVHQEAAARNLKSIDATCPLVTKVHHEARRFAAEDYDILLIGHEGHEEVIGTSGEAPDHVHLVDGPEDVASVTVRDESKVVWLSQTTLSVDETMTTVDRLKTRFPLLESPPSDDICYATSNRQQAVKDIAAQCELVLVVGSTNSSNSVRLVEVAKQAGANDARLVDFAHQIDEAWLEGVTTVGLTSGASVPEELVDQVLGWLAERGYGEVEEILSAQERLAFSLPQELRRDLKAAGLPTA, encoded by the coding sequence ATGACTTCGACCGCCAAGCGCGTCCTGCTCGCCAAGCCCCGGGGCTATTGCGCCGGTGTCGACCGGGCGGTGGTCACGGTGGAGAAAGCGCTCGAGCTGTACGGTGCGCCCGTTTATGTGCGCAAGCAGATCGTGCACAACCGGCACGTGGTCGCCGAGTTGGAGAAGCGCGGCGCTGTTTTCGTCGAAGAGACCGAAGAGGTGCCGGAAGGCGCCACGGTGATCTTCTCCGCACACGGCGTCGCGCCGGTGGTCCACCAGGAGGCCGCGGCGCGCAACCTGAAGTCGATCGACGCCACCTGCCCGCTGGTGACCAAGGTGCACCACGAGGCGCGTCGATTCGCCGCAGAGGACTACGACATCCTGCTGATCGGCCACGAGGGACACGAAGAGGTCATCGGCACCAGCGGTGAGGCGCCCGACCACGTCCACCTCGTCGACGGGCCGGAGGACGTGGCGAGCGTCACTGTGCGTGACGAGTCGAAGGTCGTGTGGCTCTCCCAGACGACGCTGTCGGTGGACGAGACGATGACCACCGTCGATCGCCTGAAGACCCGGTTCCCGCTGCTGGAGTCTCCCCCGAGCGACGACATCTGCTACGCCACCTCCAACCGGCAGCAGGCCGTCAAGGACATCGCGGCGCAGTGCGAACTCGTGCTGGTCGTCGGGTCGACGAACTCGTCGAACTCGGTCCGCCTGGTCGAGGTGGCCAAGCAGGCCGGCGCGAACGACGCCCGGCTGGTCGACTTCGCGCACCAGATCGACGAAGCGTGGCTGGAGGGCGTCACCACGGTCGGGCTGACCTCCGGCGCGTCGGTGCCCGAGGAGCTCGTCGACCAGGTGCTCGGGTGGCTCGCCGAGCGCGGCTACGGTGAGGTCGAGGAGATCCTGTCGGCGCAGGAGCGGCTGGCGTTCTCGCTCCCGCAGGAACTGCGCCGCGACCTCAAGGCGGCCGGCCTCCCCACGGCGTAG
- a CDS encoding methyl-accepting chemotaxis protein, with protein MSLRSFFADRSVGQKLTAFGALAVVGAIGVGIAGVHGLSVAHDSAERVLAANALTRATLQADMDHDAIRGDVLLALVDPQANLADVRTEFADHAAELRSLVEQVRDANVSAAVTAAAERSLTAIDTYTERAEAVLAAASTSRAGAQALLPAFTTAFTEVEQALPEVADGVEAQADRDAERVDDARRSALIAITVTGILLTLTVLAVAATLIRSVVGRLRAIEHVVVGMAGGDLTRRAALTGRDEFGRLGAELDRAVGNVASIAASIATSADRLSTSSSDLVGSGEQISASASAAASAAGSVAGRAEEVSAHVQAVSAGSEQMGVSIQEIAQNAARAADVASSAVRGAAGARDTVERLGSSSAQVGEVVRVITSIAEQTNLLALNATIEAARAGDLGKGFAVVAGEVKDLAQETARATDDIAQRVAAIQTDTEGAVAAIAEIAEVIGQINEFQTTIAAAVEEQSATVTEMNRSVAEAATGTMSIADTIRGVADTAGAISGQADGSRSSAGELAGMAAELERLVAGFRR; from the coding sequence ATGTCACTGCGTTCCTTCTTCGCGGATCGTTCGGTCGGTCAGAAGCTGACGGCGTTCGGTGCCCTCGCAGTGGTGGGCGCGATCGGCGTCGGGATCGCCGGTGTGCACGGCCTCTCGGTGGCGCACGACTCGGCCGAGCGGGTGCTGGCCGCCAACGCGCTCACCCGGGCCACGCTCCAGGCGGACATGGACCACGACGCGATCCGCGGTGACGTCCTGCTCGCGCTGGTCGACCCGCAGGCGAACCTGGCCGACGTCCGTACCGAGTTCGCCGACCACGCGGCGGAGCTCCGCAGCCTGGTGGAGCAGGTACGGGACGCGAACGTGTCCGCGGCCGTCACCGCCGCCGCCGAACGGTCGCTGACCGCGATCGACACGTACACCGAGCGCGCCGAGGCCGTGCTGGCCGCGGCGAGCACCAGCCGAGCCGGAGCCCAGGCCCTGCTTCCCGCGTTCACCACCGCCTTCACCGAGGTCGAGCAGGCGCTCCCGGAGGTCGCCGACGGCGTCGAGGCGCAGGCGGACCGGGACGCCGAGCGCGTGGACGACGCCCGGCGATCCGCGCTGATCGCGATCACGGTGACCGGAATCCTCCTCACCCTCACCGTGCTCGCGGTCGCGGCGACGTTGATCCGCTCAGTCGTCGGACGGCTACGAGCGATCGAGCACGTCGTCGTCGGCATGGCCGGTGGTGATCTCACCCGGCGGGCCGCGCTTACCGGACGCGACGAGTTCGGCCGGCTCGGCGCCGAACTCGACCGAGCCGTCGGCAACGTCGCGAGTATCGCCGCGTCGATCGCCACCTCCGCGGATCGGTTGTCCACCTCGTCGTCGGACCTGGTCGGTTCCGGGGAGCAGATCAGCGCGTCCGCCTCCGCGGCGGCGTCCGCCGCCGGATCGGTCGCGGGCCGCGCGGAGGAGGTGTCCGCGCACGTGCAGGCGGTCTCCGCCGGCTCCGAGCAGATGGGTGTCTCGATCCAGGAGATCGCGCAGAACGCGGCCCGCGCCGCGGACGTGGCCTCGTCGGCGGTCCGGGGCGCGGCCGGCGCACGGGACACCGTCGAACGGCTGGGCTCGTCCTCCGCTCAGGTCGGCGAAGTCGTCCGGGTGATCACGTCGATCGCGGAGCAGACGAACCTGCTGGCGCTGAACGCCACGATCGAAGCGGCCAGAGCCGGTGACCTGGGCAAGGGCTTCGCAGTGGTGGCCGGCGAGGTCAAGGACCTCGCCCAGGAGACCGCCCGGGCCACCGACGACATCGCGCAGCGGGTCGCGGCGATCCAGACCGACACCGAGGGCGCGGTGGCCGCGATCGCGGAGATCGCCGAGGTCATCGGTCAGATCAACGAGTTCCAGACGACGATCGCCGCCGCGGTCGAAGAGCAGAGCGCGACCGTGACCGAGATGAACCGGAGCGTCGCCGAGGCGGCGACCGGCACGATGAGCATCGCGGACACGATCCGCGGCGTGGCCGACACCGCGGGCGCGATCAGCGGCCAGGCGGACGGCTCGCGCTCGTCCGCCGGTGAGCTCGCCGGGATGGCGGCCGAGCTCGAGCGTCTGGTCGCGGGCTTCCGTAGGTAG
- a CDS encoding DNA recombination protein RmuC, which translates to MSTATLLGLIVVALVCLAAGAAAGWFAAMARNAAEVAGLRATVEASRAGEERLEQALRAVSTEAIERNNVAFSQLVNPIRESIANVEHTVVELERDRAVAHAALREQVNAMQQTSDKLRVETGQLVSALKAPQVRGRWGEHQLRRIVEVAGMVEHCDFVEQAVSSTEDGVLRPDLVVTLAGGKSVVVDAKVPFAAYLEAMEARDERDRSARMQAHARHLRTHVDQLAAKAYWQRFEPTPEFVVLFVPADTFLDAALQREPNLLEHAFSRNIVVATPSTLIALLRTIAYTWRQEALAENAAAVHALGRDLYQRLSTMGGHVDKLGTALSAAVARYNDTVGSLEARVLVSARRFTDLQVATSDITPPRQVEAVPRALQAPELVD; encoded by the coding sequence ATGTCCACCGCCACGCTTCTCGGCTTGATCGTCGTCGCGCTGGTGTGCCTCGCTGCCGGCGCCGCCGCGGGTTGGTTCGCCGCCATGGCGCGGAACGCGGCGGAGGTCGCCGGACTACGCGCCACAGTGGAGGCATCGCGGGCGGGCGAGGAGCGGCTGGAGCAGGCGCTGCGGGCGGTGTCCACCGAGGCGATCGAGCGGAACAACGTCGCCTTCTCGCAGTTGGTGAATCCGATCCGGGAGAGCATCGCGAACGTCGAGCACACCGTGGTGGAGCTGGAGCGCGACCGCGCGGTCGCCCACGCGGCGCTGCGCGAACAGGTCAACGCGATGCAGCAGACCTCCGACAAGCTGCGGGTCGAGACCGGCCAACTCGTCTCGGCGCTGAAGGCACCGCAGGTCCGCGGACGCTGGGGCGAGCACCAGCTCAGGCGGATCGTCGAGGTGGCCGGGATGGTCGAGCACTGCGACTTCGTCGAGCAGGCCGTCTCCAGCACGGAAGACGGCGTGCTCCGCCCCGACCTGGTCGTGACGCTCGCCGGCGGCAAGAGCGTCGTCGTGGACGCGAAGGTGCCGTTCGCCGCCTATCTGGAGGCGATGGAGGCCCGGGACGAGCGGGACCGCTCCGCCCGGATGCAAGCGCACGCCCGGCACCTCCGGACGCACGTCGACCAATTGGCGGCGAAGGCGTACTGGCAACGGTTCGAGCCGACGCCGGAGTTCGTCGTGTTGTTCGTCCCCGCCGACACGTTCCTCGACGCCGCCCTCCAGCGGGAACCCAACCTGCTGGAGCACGCGTTCAGCCGGAACATCGTCGTGGCGACGCCGTCGACGCTGATCGCGCTGTTGCGGACGATCGCGTACACGTGGCGCCAGGAGGCACTGGCCGAGAACGCGGCCGCGGTGCACGCGCTGGGCCGGGACCTCTACCAGCGGTTGTCCACGATGGGCGGCCACGTGGACAAGCTGGGGACCGCGCTCTCCGCGGCGGTCGCCCGGTACAACGACACGGTCGGGTCGCTGGAGGCCCGAGTTCTGGTGAGCGCGCGGCGGTTCACCGATCTCCAGGTGGCCACGAGCGACATCACACCGCCGCGGCAGGTCGAGGCGGTCCCGCGCGCACTCCAGGCCCCCGAGCTGGTCGACTGA
- a CDS encoding MurR/RpiR family transcriptional regulator, producing MTEQPVTDETLADVIRQRLGECSPAERKVARVLLADYPAAGFETVARLATRAGVSGPTVVRFATRLGFQGFPDFQRGLRTETTVVDRIPTNRHTPLLESVNAAARAMVRSVVGLPPYDVAEAVELLADRRRQVYVVGGSLLAGYLHQLLATVRPGVHLVGSPPVTTLTDLTGRDVLVVFDLPPYEPAVTALARYGARQHAKVVLFTAAGLSPAAAHAEVVLPSDASPRALTPAVALVEAIAGGVLDRLGPEGAYRMEQAEALATELDAP from the coding sequence GTGACCGAACAACCAGTGACGGACGAAACGCTGGCCGATGTCATACGACAGCGGCTCGGCGAGTGCAGCCCGGCGGAACGAAAAGTCGCCCGGGTGCTGCTGGCGGACTACCCGGCCGCCGGCTTCGAGACGGTGGCCCGGCTGGCCACCCGAGCGGGGGTGAGTGGGCCGACCGTCGTGCGCTTCGCCACCCGGCTGGGCTTCCAAGGGTTTCCGGACTTCCAGCGCGGACTGCGCACCGAGACGACCGTCGTCGACCGGATACCCACCAACCGGCACACGCCGCTGCTCGAGTCGGTGAACGCGGCCGCCAGGGCGATGGTGCGCTCGGTGGTCGGACTGCCGCCGTACGACGTCGCGGAGGCGGTCGAGTTGCTGGCCGACCGCCGTCGTCAGGTGTACGTCGTCGGGGGGTCGCTGCTGGCGGGGTACCTCCACCAGCTGCTGGCGACGGTGCGGCCGGGTGTCCATCTGGTGGGGAGCCCACCGGTGACCACGCTGACCGACTTGACCGGCCGGGACGTGTTGGTCGTGTTCGACCTGCCGCCCTACGAGCCGGCCGTGACGGCGCTGGCCCGCTACGGCGCCCGGCAGCACGCCAAGGTCGTCCTGTTCACCGCCGCCGGGCTGTCACCGGCCGCCGCGCACGCCGAGGTGGTGCTTCCCAGCGACGCGTCGCCGCGGGCCCTGACGCCCGCGGTCGCGCTGGTGGAGGCCATCGCCGGCGGCGTTCTCGACCGGCTCGGCCCCGAGGGCGCGTACCGGATGGAGCAGGCGGAGGCCCTCGCCACGGAGCTGGACGCGCCGTGA
- a CDS encoding ABC transporter ATP-binding protein, producing the protein MSSTDAWHGVAAEQVDEVPDEAGVRLRRRSRALLGSLLRPYRGRLAIASLLLIVQNISGLAAPYLISVGIDAGLPPLVDDGDGSVILAVAGALLAATLIEYVARRIYLEFSARITHGILYDLRRRAFAHLQRLSPAFHERYTSGRVISRLTSDVDALTDLLDGSLDDLVMQVLNVLAIGAILMVLDWRMGLLTLVAFPFLALVIGWFRRRSGPAYRRTRESVALVIVHIVETLGGMRAVQAYRREPRNDVLFGGLAGALADADRKVLRLLAVFVPSVYGVSAATTALVLGVGGWLAVNGSLQVGVLAAILLYVRRFFDPMEQLSVFYNSLQAATAALEKISGVLEEQSELTPPADPVPLPARNGRGRELELRDVRFGYRGDRLVLPGLDLTIPAGQTVAMLGATGAGKSTIARLLGRFYDPLAGSVRLDGVDLREVDEDALRAAIVTVTQENFLFRGSVADNIQFGRPDASRAEVEAAAAEVGAERMIRALPAGFDTPVGQRGTRLSAGQRQLVAFARAVLADPDVLILDEATSSLDIPSERAVQQALRTLLADRTAVIIAHRLSTVEIADRVLVLDGGRIVEDGPPTDLLAAEGRYAALQELATR; encoded by the coding sequence GTGAGTAGCACCGACGCCTGGCACGGCGTCGCTGCCGAGCAGGTGGACGAGGTGCCGGACGAGGCCGGTGTCCGGTTGCGGCGGCGGAGCCGGGCGCTGCTCGGCAGCCTGCTCCGGCCGTACCGGGGTCGGCTCGCGATCGCCTCGCTCCTGCTGATCGTGCAGAACATCAGCGGTCTGGCCGCCCCGTACCTGATCAGCGTCGGCATCGACGCCGGCCTGCCACCGCTGGTGGACGACGGCGACGGCAGCGTGATCCTCGCGGTCGCGGGCGCGCTGCTGGCCGCCACCCTGATCGAGTACGTCGCCCGGCGCATCTACCTGGAGTTCAGCGCGCGGATCACCCACGGCATCCTCTACGACCTGCGGCGACGTGCGTTCGCGCACCTGCAGCGGCTATCCCCGGCGTTCCACGAGCGCTACACGTCCGGCCGGGTGATCTCCCGGCTGACCTCGGACGTCGACGCGCTGACCGACCTGCTCGACGGCAGCCTCGACGACCTGGTCATGCAGGTCCTGAACGTGCTGGCGATCGGCGCCATCCTGATGGTCCTGGACTGGCGGATGGGCCTGCTGACGCTGGTCGCCTTCCCGTTCCTGGCGCTGGTCATCGGCTGGTTCCGCCGCCGCTCGGGCCCGGCGTACCGGCGCACCAGGGAGAGCGTCGCGCTGGTCATCGTCCACATCGTCGAGACGCTCGGCGGCATGCGAGCAGTGCAGGCGTACCGTCGGGAGCCGCGGAACGACGTCCTGTTCGGCGGCCTCGCCGGCGCCCTGGCCGACGCCGACCGCAAGGTGCTGCGGCTGCTGGCGGTCTTCGTCCCGAGCGTATACGGGGTGTCCGCCGCGACGACCGCGCTGGTGCTGGGCGTCGGCGGCTGGCTGGCGGTGAACGGGAGCCTGCAGGTCGGCGTGCTGGCCGCGATCCTGCTTTACGTCCGCCGGTTCTTCGATCCGATGGAGCAACTGTCGGTCTTCTACAACAGCCTGCAGGCCGCGACCGCCGCCCTGGAGAAGATCTCCGGTGTGCTCGAGGAGCAGTCCGAGCTCACCCCGCCCGCCGATCCGGTACCGCTGCCTGCGCGGAACGGCCGGGGCCGCGAGCTGGAGCTGCGGGACGTCCGGTTCGGCTACCGCGGGGACCGACTCGTGTTGCCGGGTCTGGACCTGACGATCCCCGCCGGGCAGACCGTCGCGATGCTGGGGGCGACCGGCGCGGGCAAGTCCACGATCGCCAGGCTGCTCGGCCGGTTCTACGACCCGCTCGCCGGGTCGGTCCGGTTGGACGGCGTCGACCTGCGAGAGGTGGACGAGGACGCGCTCCGCGCGGCGATCGTCACGGTGACCCAGGAGAACTTCCTGTTCCGCGGGTCGGTCGCCGACAACATCCAATTCGGACGCCCGGACGCGAGCCGCGCGGAGGTGGAGGCCGCGGCGGCGGAGGTCGGGGCGGAGCGCATGATCCGCGCGCTCCCGGCTGGCTTCGATACGCCGGTCGGGCAACGGGGCACGCGGCTGTCCGCGGGGCAGCGGCAGCTGGTCGCGTTCGCCCGGGCGGTGCTCGCCGACCCGGACGTGCTGATCCTGGACGAGGCCACATCCTCACTGGACATCCCGAGCGAACGCGCGGTGCAGCAGGCCCTGCGGACGCTGCTGGCCGACCGGACCGCCGTGATCATCGCCCATCGGCTCTCGACCGTGGAGATCGCCGACCGGGTGCTGGTGCTGGACGGCGGACGGATCGTCGAGGACGGCCCGCCGACGGACCTGCTCGCCGCGGAAGGCCGATACGCGGCGCTGCAGGAGCTCGCCACCCGCTGA